From the genome of Streptomyces ficellus:
CCGGAACCTGGTGTGCTCCTGCCCGCCGCTGGACGAGTACGACGCCTGACGGACAGGGCGCCTGATGAGCGGGGCGCCTGACGGACACGGCGAAGGGCCGGTACGGGATCGGAATCCCGTACCGGCCCTTCGCCGTGCGGTGTGCGCGGTGCTTGGTGCGTGGTGCACGTGCGTGCGGTGGTGCCTCAGGCGGCCGTGACGACCTTCGAGGCGCTCAGCGGCCGGTGCGGCGCGATGATCTGGCCGTCCGGCAGCAGTTCACCGGTGTCCTCGAAGAGCAGGACGCCGTTGCACAGCAGGCTCCAGCCCTGTTCCGGGTGGTGAGCCACCAGGTGGGCCGCCTCCCTGTCGGCGGAGTCGGCGGTCGGACAGGCTGGCTGGTGCTGGCACATGGGTCGGTTCTTTCGCTGCGGTGTGGTGTGTGTCCTGCGGCTCGATGCGGTGTTCATGGCCGCCCCCCGTTTGTCGGTCGGTCCGTTCCCAGTGTTGCCCCACCGGCGTCAATCCGCAGGGATTTCGCGGCAGCGCTTCCTACTGCTTAATGACGTGTCACCCGCCCGGATGGTTCAGCCCAACCACACTGTCCCTTCGGGTGGTTCGTCATGGCCGCACCGGGCTAGTCCGAACGGACCGGGGAAGTCATCACGCCGTTGACTCCAGCAGCGGCGGCGGCACCAGACGCAGCGTCAGCACCGGCAGCAGATCGGCGACCCGGCACGGCAGGTGCGCGGCGATCCCGGGCGGGGCCGGGGCCAGCGGGATCAGCAGGTCGGCGGGGGCGGGGGAGCCCTCGGCCGGATCGGCCTCGGGGTCGCCGTGCAGCCAGAGGGTCAGCATGTACAGATCGGGTACGGAGAGCAGGCGCGGCTGGTGGCCGGACGCCATGGCCTCGGCCTGGCGCAGGGCACGCTCCGTGGAGGCGAGGTAGGGACCCTCGAAGAAGTGCGAGAACGCCCAGCCGTCGGGCGTGAGGATGGTGTCCGCGGCGGCGACCGGGCGGTCGCCGCCGCGGATCAGGAACCGCCAGCCGGCCAGTCGGGTACGCGGTGCTCCGGCGGACGGAACGATCGGGTCGCGCACGTCCAGGACGTGGACGGGCAGCGGGAGTTCGGGGCTCAGCGGTCCCTGGACGGACCGGAGAGCGGGCGTGTGTGCCTCGCGGACGGCGGGGGAGCCGAGCGCCGCGAGAACGCTGCGCAGGGCAGGCGTGGGGGCAGGGGAGACGTGGAGCGGCATGGTGGGTCGCCTCTCAGTCAAGAGACAGGGTGATGCGGGGGAGGTGCGGACGGCGGTGTCAGCTCGGGGTCAGAGGGTGCCGGAAGGGGCCGGTGGCCGTGCCCGGGCTCGACTCTCTGCCTCGTTCGCGGAGTTTATACGACAGGTGTTCACACAATGTTTCCGCTAGCCGTCGGCGATATTACCGACAAGGCTGAAACAGGTCTTTATTTTGCGGAGTTTCTGTGGATTTCCCGCGGGGCCGGGGGTCGCCGCCTGCGGCGTTGCCCGGCGGGCGGTAGGCCGAATGCCGCTGCTGTTCCGACCCCTCGGGGCCGCCGTCGGCACCCCTTCCGATCGGGTCGTGGCGCCGGTAACTGCCCGCCGCCCCATGCCTCCGGAATGTGCCGGACAAACATCTTATCCAGCCTACCGTCCACACG
Proteins encoded in this window:
- a CDS encoding DUF5999 family protein, with translation MCQHQPACPTADSADREAAHLVAHHPEQGWSLLCNGVLLFEDTGELLPDGQIIAPHRPLSASKVVTAA